In Trichoplusia ni isolate ovarian cell line Hi5 chromosome 7, tn1, whole genome shotgun sequence, a single genomic region encodes these proteins:
- the LOC113495805 gene encoding transcriptional regulator ATRX homolog isoform X4, translating into MAAEVPVSVVLCEAMEYLSKLGANLRTRSENLKDKRINKDKLKNAHAVHKAASKVLLICELSKKSLEKVENCVQSVISRVDASQAPSNVGGKSQEKPKFYYFEYDTHKLRISKKISIKHYTSAKVVAKSMTISMHDNYPVYYDCKLKRLRVGTSDFKSRKLANIDFETNQGKSDSNQNEIVDVESDDAKTEMAENSSDVTKSTQNTAECTSTNSDRRKPLRIMSISDTEDDIVPLATKSSNSVSTEDSVSKLVSDENKSEDSSATTENNNVDHTESLVKEHRESHSGPEDGKVSTEESSKKKSTKGGPITIFFNRKNTVKKSKTNGQQKNSSQILPVDDTNSEEDFKSNKNKEAQKENKPASNEANCSSDNLEPIKRKRKNSNVSDSSSQINDDSTKNSEENNMQKELNDDSNDSNNSKPLIRCVNITKLLKPDAVPVKSDLFAGKQSDIREHFSKKGSAQVHSKEESKIYNLGNKESSKSMIIKNKSNWDSKLKEVKNFKLKKFSLNVERLPELSTKFLLDHNLIRIIQGGHTVCEVRKDEAKSDTYMKKVKNALLNDSESDDSVKAQSKRVKHSLLNDSDSDKEIGTNIDSQVVSQKEINPATIKDSLLCDSDSDKNEEQVVKENSKVSDGNTNNSQERIDTVVENIIASLSRLNEHSAQNQEKSDDSSLKSYVNKENDNHNVSETEKLNEPCHDTIKAKSSLLNDSDSDSEPFPRTKERFISARESSELKKMLLNHSSSSEHEESVTNVLKRGRKKSRSSNSSSSETAKSKKTACSEKAHNSSINQIDGTVDEHSDSSVKKMVRSKSKPSGSSVQNSEIQDASDRDIEGLTNLNSLNKSRRHGSSSNNTESRSSARQACKLKQTPTIGEDLLHAESSSDVSENNVDENVEEEDLPKIHGLNGDSIGHLAKDDLLNESDSSASQDVEATEDTQHIEDSEEENVISKRRKANAISSDSEGGTSRRKHEDDEEARVSDFEDSEDESSESAKRSKRKKKPSESDGSAGSSNEGKKKRRRIKQVNDSDGSGSDTENEGRNKHGRKNIRKVMGKNQLEEATKKAAREEKERIARIADRQKLYNNLDFDETGKPDEVVLEKVVLDFDPETKEPLIQVDRGLVKKLKPHQANGIKFMWDACFESAKRIKKDRGSGCILAHCMGLGKTLQVISLTHTLLTHGSLTNVNRVLVVCPLSTVLNWVNEIRMWLKHAESDFEVDIYELSRYKQNSERAFQLQQWLDNGGVCVLGYEMFRNLSADNPKKFKKKMLRSFQESLVDPGPDLVVCDEGHLLKNEKTSLSQSMNRVKTRRRIVLTGTPLQNNLKEYYCMVQFVKPNLLGKYNEYLNRFVNPITNGQYTDSTEHDIRIMKRRSHVLHKMLDGAVQRRDYGVLAPFLPPKHEYVLFITLTDVQVKLYQHYLDNYSRRPLPGKSGFLFPDFQSLQRIWTHPLVLKYNSERYEIMQQKKREREEEDSEGSLVDFIDDDSTPDETSTEESTDDSSELSDDSRKKSKKKKSGKKDKKGKEAKVGTRRGTRANPVEADDDDPDVAEVFEVKNENPTEWWIKLVEDEELDDMRNSHKLVLLFDILRQCEAIGDKLLVFSQSLYSLDLIEHFLGKVDEATQEGRIDEKLGGHVGSWSPGVDYFRLDGSTSCENRSIWCKNFNREDNPRARLFLISTRAGGLGINLVAANRVIIFDVSWNPSHDVQSIFRVYRFGQKKPCYVYRFLAMGTMEEKIYERQVTKQAISKRVIDEQQIDRHYAENDLAELYKFEARPDEPRPLPTLPRDRLFAEMLKEHEAQIYKYHEHDSLLENKEEETLSEEERKAAWEDFENEKNKPPPTPFPSAWPMHNGMVPGLLAQQQQQLAYAALAAMLRKDMPNINDNQIRDMLPLIYNSNPGLMQKMGEIYKYAQPGVMNPGMMNPVMNAAARRMTSSTSTPTRGGEP; encoded by the exons ATGGCGGCCGAAGTGCCTGTAAGTGTTGTATTATGTGAAGCAATGGAGTATCTGTCTAAACTTGGTGCTAATCTACGAACTCGGTCCGAAAATTTGAAAGACAAGAGAATTAATAAAGACAAACTAAAGAATGCTCATGCTGTTCATAAAGCTGCCTCTAAGGTGCTTCTTATTTGCGAACTGTCAAAAAAGTCTCTAGAAAAAGTTGAAAACTGTGTTCAGAGTGTAATCTCGCGAGTTGACGCATCTCAAGCTCCATCGAATGTTGGCGGGAAAAGTCAAGAGAAACCAAAGTTTTACTATTTCGAATATGACACACATAAATTACGAATATCtaagaaaatttcaataaaacattatacatcAGCTAAAGTAGTCGCCAAAAGTATGACTATTTCAATGCATGATAATTATCCTGTTTATTACGATTGCAAACTAAAGAGACTCAGGGTAGGAACTTCAGACTTCAAAAGTCGTAAATTggcaaatattgattttgaaactAATCAGGGTAAATCTGACTccaatcaaaatgaaattgttgaTGTAGAATCTGATGATGCAAAAACTGAAATGGCTGAGAATTCAAGTGATGTTACAAAATCTACACAAAATACTGCAGAATGTACCAGTACCAACAGTGATAGGAGAAAACCATTGAGAATTATGAGCATCAGTGACACTGAAGATGACATTGTACCTTTAGCGACTAAATCCTCAAATTCTGTCTCAACTGAAGATAGTGTAAGTAAATTAGTAagtgatgaaaataaaagtgaagaTAGTAGTGCcacaactgaaaataataatgttgaccATACTGAATCCTTGGTTAAAGAACACAGAGAGTCTCATTCTGGGCCAGAGGATGGAAAGGTTTCCACAGAagaaagtagtaaaaaaaaatctacaaaaggTGGTccaatcacaatattttttaacagaaaGAATACAGTGAAAAAATCCAAAACAAATGGACAACAAAAGAATTCAAGTCAAATACTGCCTGTAGATGACACCAATAGTGAAGAagattttaaaagcaataaaaataaagaggcACAAAAAGAGAATAAACCTGCAAGTAATGAAGCAAATTGCAGTAGTGACAATCTTGAACCCAtcaaaaggaaaagaaaaaattcaaatgtaaGTGATTCTTCAAGTCAAATTAATGATGATTCCACTAAGAATTCAGAAGAAAATAACATGCAGAAGGAACTTAATGATGATTCTAATGACTCAAACAATTCAAAACCCTTGATCCGCTgtgttaatattacaaaattattaaaaccagATGCAGTGCCAGTCAAAAGTGACTTGTTTGCAGGAAAACAAAGTGATATAAGAGAGCATTTCAGCAAAAAAGGAAGTGCTCAGGTTCATAGTAAAGAGGAATCAAAAATTTACAATCTCGGAAATAAGGAATCCTCAAAATcaatgattattaaaaataaaagcaattggGATAGTAAACTTAAAGAAGTTAAGAATTTCAAACTCAAAAAGTTTAGTTTAAATGTAGAAAGACTGCCAGAATTAAGTACAAAGTTTTTACTTGACCATAATCTTATTAGAATTATTCAAGGTGGCCATACTGTATGTGAAGTTAGAAAAGATGAAGCAAAGTCTGATACATAtatgaaaaaagttaaaaatgccTTATTGAATGATTCTGAATCAGATGACAGTGTAAAAGCTCAATCAAAAAGAGTAAAACATAGCCTGCTTAATGATTCTGATTCCGATAAAGAAATTGGAACAAATATTGACAGTCAGGTAGTGAGCcaaaaggaaattaatcctGCAACTATTAAAGATTCACTACTTTGTGATTCTGACTCTGACAAAAATGAAGAACAGGTTGTTAAAGAAAACAGTAAAGTCTCTGATGGCAATACTAATAACAGTCAAGAAAGAATTGATACAGTGGTTGAAAACATTATAGCATCATTGTCTAGGTTAAATGAACATTCAGCTCAAAACCAAGAAAAGAGTGATGACAGTAGTCTTAAGTCTTAtgtaaataaggaaaatgaTAATCATAATGTCAGTGAAACAGAGAAACTAAATGAACCTTGCCATGATACTATCAAAGCAAAATCATCTTTATTAAATGACAGTGATAGTGATTCCGAACCATTTCCAAGAACTAAGGAGAGGTTTATAAGTGCCAGGGAAAGTagtgaactaaaaaaaatgcttcTCAATCATTCATCCAGTTCAGAGCATGAAGAATCTGTAACAAATGTGTTAAAAAGAGGCAGAAAAAAATCACGATCATCAAATTCATCATCTTCAGAAACAGCAAAGTCAAAAAAAACGGCATGTAGTGAAAAAGCCCACAACAGTAGTATCAACCAAATTGATGGGACTGTTGATGAACACTCTGATTCCAGTGTTAAAAAG atgGTACGCTCTAAATCAAAACCCAGTGGCAGCAGTGTCCAGAACTCAGAAATTCAAGATGCGAGTGACAGAGATATTGAAgg GCTGAcaaatttaaacagtttaaacAAATCTCGACGGCATGGTTCTTCGTCAAACAATACTGAGAGCAGGAGTTCTGCGAGGCAAGCGTGTAAGCTGAAGCAGACGCCGACCATCGGCGAGGACTTATTGCACGCTGAGAGCAGCTCAGACGTCTCGGAGAACAATGTCGACGAAAATGTTGAAGAAGAAG ATTTACCTAAAATTCATGGTCTTAACGGAGACAGCATCGGTCATCTCGCTAAAGATGATTTACTAAATGAAAGTGATTCTTCGGCGTCTCAGGATGTAGAGGCCACTGAG GATACACAACACATAGAAGATTCCGAGGAAGaaaa CGTTATATCAAAAAGGCGTAAGGCAAATGCAATATCATCAGACTCAGAAGGCGGGACTTCGCGTCGTAAACATGAAGACGATGAAGAAGCTAGGGTTAGCGACTTTGAGGATTCCGAGGATGAGAGCTCAGAGTCTGCAAAACGCTCCAAGCGGAAGAAAAAGCCCTCGGAAAGCGACGGATCAGCGGGATCTAGTAATGAGGG aaaaaagaAACGTCGACGCATAAAACAAGTTAATGATAGTGATGGATCTGGATCGGACACTGAAAATGAAGGTAGAAATAAACACGGCAGGAAGAATATACGTAAG gTAATGGGTAAGAATCAGTTAGAGGAAGCTACAAAGAAAGCTGCTCGCGAAGAAAAGGAAAGAATTGCTCGTATTGCAGATAGACAGAAATTG tacaataatttgGACTTTGATGAGACTGGAAAGCCGGATGAAGTTGTCTTGGAAAAAGTCGTGTTGGATTTCGATCCAGAAACTAAAGAACCACTAATTCAAGTTGACAGAGGTCTCGTCAAGAAGTTGAAACCACATCAG gctAATGGTATAAAGTTCATGTGGGACGCGTGCTTCGAGAGTGCCAAGCGAATCAAAAAAGACAGAGGCTCAGGATGCATCTTAGCGCATTGCATGGGTCTGGGAAAAACGTTACAA gTGATATCCCTAACCCACACGCTGTTGACTCACGGCTCCCTCACAAACGTGAACCGAGTGCTGGTCGTGTGTCCGCTCTCCACTGTACTCAATTGGGTTAACGAGATCCGCATGTGGCTCAAACACGCCGAATCTGACTTCGAAGTTGACATCTATGAACTGTCCAG GTATAAGCAGAACTCCGAGCGTGCTTTCCAGCTGCAACAGTGGTTAGATAATGGCGGCGTCTGCGTGCTCGGTTACGAGATGTTCAGAAATCTCTCTGCTGACAACCCTAAGAAGTTTAAGAAGAAGATGCTGAGAAGTTTCCAGGAGAGCCTTGTGGATCCAG GTCCGGATTTGGTAGTATGTGATGAGGGTCATTTACTGAAGAACGAAAAGACCAGTCTATCACAATCCATGAACAGAGTTAAAACACGGCGTCGTATAGTGCTTACCGGGACACCCTTACAAAATAACTTGAAAGAAT ATTACTGCATGGTACAATTTGTGAAACCTAACTTGTTGGGTAAATACAATGAGTACTTGAATCGTTTCGTAAACCCCATCACTAACGGCCAGTACACGGACTCAACGGAGCACGACATTAGGATTATGAAGAGACGGTCGCACGTGCTACACAAAATGTTAGATGGGGCTGTGCAG aggAGAGACTACGGGGTGCTGGCGCCCTTCCTTCCTCCGAAGCACGAATATGTCTTGTTCATAACACTGACTGATGTTCAAGTTAAACTGTACCAGCACTATTTGGATAATTATTCTAGAAG ACCACTACCAGGCAAGTCTGGGTTCCTGTTTCCGGACTTCCAGTCCTTGCAAAGGATATGGACACACCCGCTGGTCCTCAAATACAATTCGGAAAGATACGAAATTATGCAGCAAAAGAAG AGAGAGAGAGAAGAAGAAGACTCAGAAGGCTCATTAGTCGACTTTATAGATGATGATTCTACTCCAGAT GAAACTTCAACAGAAGAATCTACGGACGATTCATCAGAGCTAAGCGATGACAGCCGCAAAAAGAGCAAGAAAAAGAAATCAGGCAAGAAGGATAAGAAAGGTAAAGAGGCGAAAGTTGGCACGCGACGTGGGACAAGGGCTAATCCAG TTGAAGCGGATGATGACGATCCCGACGTCGCGGAAGTGTTTGAAGTAAAGAATGAGAACCCAACTGAATGGTGGATCAAATTAGTCGAAGACGAGGAGTTGGATGACATGAGGAATTCACACAAACTTGTGCTGCTGTTCGATATACTGCGGCAGTGCGAGGCTATTGGAGATAAATT GTTGGTGTTCTCGCAGTCGTTGTACTCCTTAGATCTGATCGAGCATTTCTTGGGTAAAGTTGATGAGGCGACCCAAGAAGGACGCATCGACGAGAAACTTGGAGGACATGTCG GTTCATGGTCACCGGGCGTCGATTACTTCAGGTTGGATGGTTCTACGTCATGTGAAAACAGATCTATTTGGTGTAAGAATTTCAACAGAGAAGACAATCCAAGGGCCAG ATTATTCTTAATATCGACGCGTGCTGGCGGTCTGGGTATCAACTTGGTGGCAGCTAACCGTGTGATCATATTCGACGTATCATGGAACCCCTCGCACGACGTGCAGAGTATATTCAGAGTTTATCGTTTCGGGCAGAAGAAACCTTGCTATGTTTACAGATTTTTGGCTATG GGAACAATGGAAGAGAAGATTTACGAGCGTCAAGTAACAAAGCAAGCGATATCGAAGCGCGTGATAGACGAGCAGCAGATCGACCGTCACTACGCGGAGAACGACCTCGCCGAGCTGTACAAGTTCGAGGCGCGGCCCGACGAGCCGCGCCCGCTGCCCACGCTGCCCAGGGACCGCCTGTTCGCAGAGATGCTCAAGGAGCACGAGGCACAG ATATACAAGTACCACGAGCACGATTCGCTACTGGAGAACAAAGAGGAGGAGACTCTTAGCGAGGAAGAGCGCAAGGCGGCCTGGGAGGACTTCGAGAACGAGAAGAACAAGCCGCCGCCCACGCCCTTCCCGTCTGCTTGGCCCATGCATAATGGAATGG TACCAGGTTTGTTGGCGCAACAACAACAGCAACTGGCCTATGCAGCGTTAGCGGCGATGCTTCGCAAAGATATGCCTAACATCAACGACAACCAGATTCGAGACATGCTGCCACTTATATACAACTCTAACCCCGGA TTGATGCAAAAAATGGGAGAAATATACAAGTATGCTCAGCCGGGAGTGATGAATCCCGGTATGATGAACCCAGTCATGAATGCtg CAg cgcgccgcaTGACGTCGTCAACCTCGACTCCGACTAGAG GTGGAGAGCCGTGA